The following proteins are encoded in a genomic region of Aquella oligotrophica:
- a CDS encoding helix-turn-helix transcriptional regulator, with translation MQNYLNDVIINNFRPLINQNIYSAIKDINGCILCSTNTLAKSAGFDKWEDVIGMSYNSTYTKIIRTKMGITDSQIIDQIQDYFNLLYKLELLVVKEKVVVSFVEMIPYRSIYESYLCTLIPLFNPNEEVIAIQIYYSTHKLFGINDYFEQFKTHDNNKLIKLTEAEMNDVLQIFAPRELEIAYLLTIGFSQYQIADILQIGRGTIAKVISDQICPKLGIIGSSTRQVIEKIQEMNCFQSPPKSLLRPLVLILDEEVNKKLQKTS, from the coding sequence ATGCAAAACTATTTAAATGATGTGATAATAAATAATTTTCGCCCTCTTATTAATCAAAATATCTATTCAGCAATAAAAGACATAAATGGTTGCATTTTATGCTCAACAAATACATTGGCAAAATCAGCAGGCTTTGATAAATGGGAAGATGTAATAGGTATGAGTTACAACAGCACCTACACCAAAATTATTCGCACAAAAATGGGAATCACAGACTCACAAATCATAGATCAAATTCAAGATTATTTTAATTTGCTGTATAAGCTGGAATTATTGGTAGTAAAAGAAAAGGTTGTCGTAAGCTTTGTTGAAATGATCCCCTATAGAAGTATTTATGAATCGTATCTATGTACACTAATTCCACTATTTAACCCAAACGAAGAAGTAATAGCTATCCAAATATACTATTCAACACATAAACTTTTTGGCATTAATGATTATTTTGAACAATTTAAAACACATGATAATAACAAATTGATTAAATTAACTGAAGCAGAAATGAATGATGTTTTACAGATATTCGCACCTCGTGAGCTGGAAATTGCATATTTACTGACAATTGGGTTCTCCCAATATCAAATTGCTGATATTTTACAAATCGGCAGAGGAACAATAGCAAAAGTGATCAGTGATCAAATCTGCCCAAAGCTTGGCATTATAGGATCAAGCACTCGTCAAGTAATTGAGAAAATTCAGGAAATGAATTGTTTTCAGTCACCACCTAAAAGCTTATTACGCCCTCTGGTATTGATTCTTGATGAAGAAGTTAATAAAAAGCTGCAAAAAACTTCTTAA
- a CDS encoding helix-turn-helix transcriptional regulator, whose translation MMLEQTDQEFLNQYISYFKLISESTGDFLGGILSLEKEILYKSEFAKHIGISDNEVVAHLHKPEVVTLQDKAIEKKSLVKYLLMDTAQNRQSRFLTITYAPIINPKTDNIVALYSSSKLVDTLNIWFILSKYYTKGIALIDKFDYQIKLTNREKQVVFLFLLNLDSNTIAEIISKIEEKTISKNAIDQVFKSQLIPKFSVFGRKALYDKLIDLGYYRFVPNNILRDGFCIEITDYTVFDHST comes from the coding sequence ATGATGCTAGAACAAACAGACCAGGAATTTCTCAACCAATATATTAGCTATTTCAAGTTAATAAGTGAATCCACGGGGGATTTTTTAGGTGGAATATTAAGTCTTGAAAAGGAAATACTGTATAAATCCGAGTTTGCAAAACACATTGGTATTAGTGATAATGAAGTAGTCGCGCACCTTCATAAACCTGAGGTAGTTACACTGCAAGATAAAGCCATTGAGAAAAAATCTTTGGTAAAGTATCTATTAATGGATACCGCCCAAAATAGACAATCAAGATTTTTAACTATAACTTATGCACCGATTATCAATCCAAAAACAGATAACATTGTTGCCTTATATAGTAGTAGTAAACTAGTTGACACTCTTAATATCTGGTTTATTCTATCTAAATACTATACCAAAGGTATTGCATTAATTGATAAATTTGACTATCAGATCAAATTAACAAACCGGGAAAAACAGGTAGTATTTTTATTTCTATTGAACCTAGATAGCAATACGATCGCCGAAATAATCTCTAAAATTGAGGAAAAAACAATATCCAAGAATGCAATTGACCAAGTATTCAAATCCCAATTAATTCCAAAATTCTCCGTTTTTGGACGGAAAGCACTTTACGACAAACTAATCGATTTAGGCTACTATCGTTTTGTGCCAAATAATATTCTGCGTGACGGATTTTGTATTGAAATAACTGATTACACGGTCTTTGATCATTCAACCTAA
- a CDS encoding DHA2 family efflux MFS transporter permease subunit has product MKKWFWLEPRSIVAIAVCLLALAEIVDLTIVAVAIPHIMGALGCNIQEVSLVTTSYIVAAAVFIMTTGFVSSRLGSKKTILLSTFVFGLSSILCGFASSLNEMVIFRLIQGIGGAFLPSMAQGYIVGNFDEEEQPKMMSIMTLTVVLGPIIGPLAGGYLVNAYSWRCIFFVNVPICLVAFLIVFFWMKETLTEKVSFDSISFAFMAIGFGSLEYFIDEGNNLNWFNSHKMVICLCVGLVFITFFIWRGVLGHSVVSFKLFKNSNFVISCAIVFLFMVAVTTGMAFYATFLQQGYSFPVDIAGYITAPRGVFAVVGGVLGSILCNKFDKRLVLICGLLLFSLGCHLETRFGTNWSLHTQLLTCAIIGLSMSMTFTPLLQVAFTGVTEALSNDASGVFNFFRNIGNSVGTSIASTLLSRNEQTSWNDLSSHLKPFSNAVQQLQNGLFQGMSIQKQITIFSGQVQAQAFLIANINLFYLGCIMALSLCLLPMFLAKPPKGIIKVHAH; this is encoded by the coding sequence ATGAAAAAATGGTTCTGGCTTGAGCCTAGGTCCATAGTTGCAATTGCAGTCTGTTTGCTGGCATTAGCAGAAATTGTTGATTTGACGATTGTGGCAGTTGCGATTCCTCACATTATGGGCGCATTGGGCTGTAATATTCAGGAAGTATCGCTGGTAACTACTAGTTATATTGTTGCTGCTGCCGTATTTATTATGACAACTGGATTTGTTAGTTCGAGATTGGGTAGCAAAAAAACAATTTTATTATCTACATTTGTCTTTGGATTATCTTCTATTCTTTGCGGATTTGCCAGTAGTCTTAATGAGATGGTTATTTTTAGGCTAATTCAAGGGATTGGCGGCGCATTTTTACCTTCAATGGCTCAGGGCTATATCGTTGGTAACTTTGATGAAGAAGAGCAACCAAAGATGATGAGCATTATGACGTTGACTGTAGTTTTAGGACCAATAATAGGTCCGCTTGCTGGTGGTTATCTGGTAAATGCTTATAGCTGGCGGTGTATCTTCTTTGTTAATGTACCAATTTGCTTGGTTGCCTTTCTAATCGTATTTTTCTGGATGAAAGAAACACTAACTGAAAAAGTCAGTTTTGATTCAATAAGTTTTGCATTTATGGCAATTGGCTTTGGCTCACTTGAGTACTTCATCGATGAAGGAAATAATCTTAACTGGTTCAATTCTCATAAAATGGTAATCTGTTTATGTGTTGGACTGGTTTTTATAACTTTTTTCATCTGGCGTGGGGTATTGGGGCATTCTGTAGTCAGCTTCAAACTTTTTAAAAACTCTAATTTTGTAATATCTTGTGCAATTGTATTTTTATTTATGGTTGCGGTAACTACCGGAATGGCTTTTTATGCTACGTTTTTACAACAAGGTTATAGTTTTCCGGTTGATATAGCTGGGTACATAACTGCGCCACGTGGTGTATTTGCTGTTGTTGGTGGAGTTCTTGGCAGTATCTTATGTAATAAGTTTGATAAACGATTAGTTCTTATTTGTGGTTTACTTCTATTTAGCTTGGGTTGCCATTTAGAAACTCGTTTTGGTACTAATTGGAGCTTACATACTCAGCTATTAACCTGTGCAATTATTGGTCTTAGTATGTCAATGACTTTTACTCCATTATTGCAGGTTGCATTTACTGGAGTAACTGAAGCATTAAGTAATGATGCTAGTGGGGTATTTAATTTTTTCAGAAATATTGGCAACTCGGTTGGAACTTCAATCGCTTCAACCCTTCTCAGTCGGAATGAGCAAACTTCATGGAATGATTTATCTAGTCATTTGAAACCTTTTAGTAATGCCGTACAGCAGTTACAAAATGGATTATTTCAGGGGATGTCAATTCAAAAACAGATTACTATTTTTTCTGGGCAAGTACAAGCTCAGGCATTCCTGATCGCAAATATAAATCTTTTCTACCTTGGATGCATTATGGCATTGTCACTTTGTTTGCTACCAATGTTTTTAGCTAAGCCACCCAAAGGAATTATTAAAGTTCATGCTCACTAA
- a CDS encoding MarC family protein: MFENSYQHYLLGLIAVANNISALAPFIALTSGLDKIIIRRLVVVSSLSTFIIMMVSMFCGTMLLEFFGISISAFQIAGGILLCGTGTSMLNAKSSNDVSGKQIMHSQIEYSKYVSAAIVPIALPLTAGAGTISTITLFTEMAKKSHTMPELFVAILSITVVVFICFYFANNVVKILGDIGMSVLIKVMGLFTLAIGVQFIITGVSTVYKGLVT; this comes from the coding sequence ATGTTTGAAAATTCATATCAACACTATTTACTGGGCTTAATTGCAGTAGCAAATAATATTTCTGCATTAGCACCATTTATTGCATTAACTTCCGGGCTAGATAAAATAATTATCCGTCGCTTAGTCGTTGTAAGTAGCTTGAGTACGTTTATTATTATGATGGTTTCAATGTTTTGTGGTACTATGCTCTTGGAGTTTTTTGGAATATCAATTAGCGCATTCCAGATAGCTGGAGGTATTCTTTTATGTGGTACTGGCACTAGTATGCTAAATGCAAAAAGCTCAAACGACGTTAGTGGCAAACAGATAATGCACTCTCAAATCGAATACTCCAAATATGTGTCAGCAGCTATTGTGCCAATTGCTCTTCCATTAACTGCCGGTGCTGGAACTATTTCTACAATAACTTTATTTACTGAGATGGCAAAGAAAAGCCACACCATGCCAGAATTATTTGTTGCCATTCTGAGTATTACAGTAGTTGTTTTTATCTGCTTTTATTTTGCAAATAATGTAGTCAAAATTCTTGGGGATATTGGGATGAGCGTATTAATTAAAGTAATGGGATTATTTACACTTGCTATAGGCGTTCAATTTATTATTACAGGTGTTTCTACTGTCTATAAAGGCTTAGTTACCTAA
- a CDS encoding amidohydrolase, with protein MINMDLLNEVNSLENKVWDLAYRMWELSELSLEEEQSSKLTANYLADNDFILSDHGIGGLDYAWVATWGSGKPVLGITVEFDALPGLGNEIITNKMPRKDGNPNGHGCGHNLIGAGAICAAVALKRYLQKNNINATIKVFGCPAEEVLTGKNYMARAGAFDTLDACLHWHPLNKTMPFNINTPALTNLRVEFFGKTSHSGLAPWDGRSAAHAAEIFVHGINAMREHILPESRVQYLIEKSGEAVNVVSDYARINVGYRGPNAKNVLKYMEWMRDIAKGAALATQTKEAFTNLAGAYDLLPNQVMADRVMHYLTQLGAPDWTEEEQAFAKQMQESEGYEQVGLSTEIAPDPKGTNFGGATDVGDISYITPTSGVAIACWPTGFAPHTWAATACNGMTIGRKGMMRAAQVLALTGLDLIAESDFLTAAKMEFLERTNGWKYQSLCQSDIPPLAAEHSHHIDTHDAIHHM; from the coding sequence ATGATTAATATGGATTTATTAAATGAGGTTAACTCACTTGAAAATAAAGTATGGGACTTGGCATACAGAATGTGGGAATTAAGTGAATTAAGCTTGGAGGAAGAGCAAAGTTCTAAGCTTACTGCTAATTATCTGGCAGATAATGACTTTATTCTTAGCGATCATGGTATTGGTGGATTAGATTATGCGTGGGTTGCTACTTGGGGTAGTGGAAAGCCAGTACTCGGAATTACAGTTGAGTTTGATGCATTACCAGGGCTAGGTAATGAGATAATAACGAATAAGATGCCAAGAAAGGATGGAAATCCCAATGGACATGGTTGCGGACATAATTTAATTGGTGCTGGAGCAATATGTGCTGCAGTTGCGTTAAAAAGATATTTACAAAAAAATAATATTAATGCAACAATCAAGGTTTTTGGTTGCCCAGCTGAAGAGGTACTAACTGGTAAAAACTATATGGCGAGAGCTGGGGCTTTTGATACCCTTGATGCCTGCTTACATTGGCACCCACTAAATAAAACCATGCCATTTAATATAAATACACCTGCACTGACTAACTTGAGAGTGGAATTTTTTGGTAAAACCAGCCACTCTGGTCTTGCACCATGGGATGGGCGTAGTGCTGCTCATGCGGCAGAAATATTTGTGCATGGCATAAATGCGATGCGCGAACACATTCTTCCCGAGTCTAGGGTTCAATACCTTATTGAGAAGTCCGGTGAAGCAGTAAATGTAGTTTCTGATTATGCAAGAATAAATGTTGGATATCGTGGACCAAATGCAAAGAATGTTTTGAAGTATATGGAGTGGATGAGAGATATTGCTAAGGGGGCTGCTCTCGCAACCCAAACTAAAGAGGCGTTTACTAATTTGGCTGGTGCTTATGATCTTTTACCAAATCAGGTCATGGCAGATCGGGTTATGCACTATTTAACTCAATTAGGTGCACCAGATTGGACCGAAGAAGAGCAGGCTTTTGCTAAGCAAATGCAAGAGTCGGAAGGTTATGAACAAGTTGGTTTATCAACCGAAATTGCTCCAGATCCCAAGGGTACTAATTTTGGTGGTGCAACCGATGTGGGGGATATCAGCTATATTACACCAACATCGGGTGTAGCAATTGCGTGTTGGCCAACTGGTTTTGCTCCACATACTTGGGCAGCTACAGCATGTAATGGTATGACTATTGGTCGCAAGGGTATGATGCGTGCAGCTCAGGTGCTGGCACTTACTGGGCTTGACCTTATTGCTGAAAGTGATTTCTTGACTGCTGCTAAAATGGAGTTTTTAGAGCGTACCAATGGTTGGAAATATCAATCATTATGTCAATCGGACATTCCACCTTTAGCAGCTGAGCATTCGCATCATATCGATACACACGATGCAATTCATCATATGTAA
- a CDS encoding efflux transporter outer membrane subunit, with translation MTKISVISLTTLAMVLGGCGIFSPEYHQPKIDTPVSTKNGTMIESSNIDFSQLEWWKKLNDPVLNQLIVLAFANNAQIQVAQGNIMKAEASLKAAQYAWIPTLSALGGGFAGNTWASSLTPQGALAASPAAQSGNIANMNFSGLYGGFVPSYSFNVFANINQAKLAKASLDMQKALYNATRLTIIGQVSGGYFTLLAQKKQLALQEQMIADLMELRRLEMIQVNNGAADLGNITSYDQEISSNQAKLPKIKNSISQTENALRVLINENPGIIVTNGSIDKLVTDNLIPANIPSSVLKNRPDVIQAEDSLKMANANVGLANSQFFPTISLTGFAGGASEALSNLFNLGTGFWMGSALVSMPVINASTYERVNVEKGGYYAGYYSYMQTVKSAFQNVDNSLTNKENMDKIYAETLKSYKAANDNYKINQIQFKAGNSALNNVIKSKLNLDNASLGLLQAKSQQLDALVQVYQALAVGYAAESELSKPKVLAD, from the coding sequence ATGACAAAAATTTCAGTAATTAGCCTAACTACTCTGGCTATGGTACTTGGTGGTTGTGGCATATTTTCTCCAGAATATCATCAGCCTAAGATAGATACCCCGGTATCAACAAAAAATGGAACTATGATTGAATCAAGCAATATCGACTTTAGTCAATTGGAGTGGTGGAAAAAGCTAAATGATCCGGTTTTAAACCAATTAATTGTATTGGCTTTTGCTAATAATGCACAAATTCAGGTAGCTCAGGGGAATATAATGAAAGCCGAGGCAAGCCTGAAGGCGGCACAATACGCATGGATTCCGACTCTAAGCGCTCTTGGTGGTGGGTTTGCTGGAAATACTTGGGCGAGCAGTTTAACTCCACAAGGTGCGCTGGCTGCTAGTCCGGCAGCTCAGTCCGGGAATATAGCAAATATGAATTTTAGTGGACTTTATGGTGGCTTTGTCCCTTCTTATAGCTTTAATGTATTTGCCAATATCAATCAGGCTAAACTAGCCAAAGCTAGCCTAGACATGCAAAAAGCCTTATATAATGCAACTCGATTAACCATTATTGGTCAGGTAAGTGGTGGTTATTTTACCTTGCTGGCGCAGAAAAAACAGCTAGCTCTTCAGGAGCAAATGATTGCAGATCTAATGGAGTTACGCCGACTCGAAATGATTCAGGTAAATAATGGTGCGGCTGATTTGGGTAATATCACCAGTTATGATCAAGAAATTAGCAGTAATCAGGCGAAATTGCCAAAAATTAAAAATTCGATTTCGCAAACTGAAAATGCGTTAAGGGTTTTAATTAATGAAAATCCAGGTATAATAGTTACGAATGGTTCAATTGATAAACTGGTAACTGATAATCTAATCCCAGCCAATATTCCTTCTTCGGTATTAAAAAATCGCCCAGATGTTATTCAGGCGGAAGATAGCTTAAAAATGGCTAATGCAAATGTTGGATTGGCAAATTCTCAGTTTTTTCCAACCATTAGTCTAACCGGGTTTGCTGGTGGGGCATCCGAGGCATTAAGTAATTTATTTAATCTTGGTACTGGTTTCTGGATGGGGAGTGCATTAGTTAGTATGCCAGTTATTAATGCCAGTACTTACGAGCGGGTAAATGTAGAAAAAGGTGGATATTATGCCGGGTATTATAGTTATATGCAAACTGTTAAATCGGCCTTTCAAAATGTTGATAATAGCCTAACTAATAAAGAAAATATGGATAAAATCTATGCTGAAACTCTTAAATCATATAAAGCAGCAAATGATAACTATAAAATAAACCAAATTCAGTTTAAGGCGGGTAATTCTGCGCTGAATAATGTTATTAAGTCAAAATTAAATCTGGATAATGCTAGTTTGGGGTTACTACAGGCAAAATCGCAGCAACTCGATGCTTTGGTACAGGTTTATCAGGCATTGGCTGTCGGTTATGCTGCTGAGAGTGAATTAAGTAAACCGAAGGTATTAGCAGATTAA
- a CDS encoding lytic polysaccharide monooxygenase has translation MKKLLLLVLGATAGAQVFAHGWQTYPLSRTEYQKLQGMAPVVWEPQSVAANLTGGGGSDYDGILNYYNGGALGFFKAFHPAQGRNICSQGGRWSSLDTPVPEAHMTTVNYGQDLQFKWTYTAWHQPSNMFVFITNYKGTQYNANPTWSDLTLLCSVPISTKSDTGSWKCKLPTIQGAEKQVLVTVWQRQDAAGENFISCSDVKFKGGTPIKPEEIWSPITTNAEPWIQKLGAVGAGQLVTFELYQKNKAGVTSTLATYSLSVTKNNKDTWDSILAKKINEDTTITQVVAVGKLNAKEGTVTYDSADQTQDFVYLNNTLADPTMTYSYKISKKKDPNPVVNQWTPTGQELKFWLGNGNIKAGDKLLFSLNIAGVEQTIEPVEIKTAANVKNVEKLMVQAINKHVFNDGLKVKAGVLEGTQVKFVDGGANRVYIHKASDDTTYSSYVIRNGTTPISKYKIYPDGIGSYKSGEIVMDGSNGKMYSCKYVSWCNSKAYPLNSDAWMVYDPKPAPVGYETYKEGTTYSKNQVVAGTDGNLYECIQPGWCSGAAWAYAPGTGTAWTQAWAKK, from the coding sequence ATGAAAAAACTTTTACTTTTAGTCCTTGGTGCTACTGCTGGAGCACAGGTGTTTGCTCATGGTTGGCAAACTTATCCATTATCACGTACAGAATATCAGAAACTGCAAGGGATGGCACCAGTGGTATGGGAACCGCAATCAGTAGCCGCAAATTTGACTGGCGGTGGCGGTAGTGATTATGATGGAATCCTTAATTATTATAACGGTGGTGCATTAGGTTTCTTCAAGGCTTTTCATCCGGCACAAGGGCGTAATATTTGTAGTCAAGGTGGACGTTGGAGTTCGTTGGATACACCAGTTCCTGAAGCGCATATGACTACAGTAAATTATGGACAAGATTTACAATTTAAATGGACTTATACAGCATGGCATCAACCAAGTAATATGTTTGTATTTATTACTAACTATAAGGGTACACAATATAATGCTAATCCAACTTGGAGTGATTTAACCTTACTATGCTCTGTGCCAATTTCTACCAAATCAGATACTGGTAGCTGGAAATGTAAATTGCCAACGATTCAAGGTGCTGAAAAACAGGTTCTTGTAACTGTATGGCAACGTCAAGATGCGGCAGGTGAAAACTTTATTTCGTGTTCTGATGTGAAATTTAAAGGTGGTACACCAATCAAACCTGAAGAAATCTGGTCGCCAATTACAACTAATGCAGAACCTTGGATACAAAAATTAGGTGCTGTAGGTGCTGGTCAATTAGTTACTTTTGAATTATATCAGAAAAATAAAGCTGGAGTTACTAGTACATTAGCAACTTATTCTTTATCTGTAACTAAAAATAATAAAGATACTTGGGATAGTATCCTTGCGAAAAAAATTAATGAAGATACTACAATTACTCAGGTGGTTGCAGTTGGTAAATTAAATGCCAAGGAAGGTACTGTAACTTACGATTCGGCAGATCAAACTCAAGATTTTGTTTATCTAAATAATACTCTTGCTGATCCAACCATGACTTATAGTTACAAGATTAGTAAAAAGAAAGATCCTAATCCAGTAGTTAATCAATGGACTCCTACAGGTCAGGAATTAAAGTTCTGGCTAGGCAATGGAAATATCAAAGCCGGTGATAAGTTATTATTCTCTTTGAATATTGCTGGTGTTGAACAGACTATTGAGCCAGTTGAAATCAAAACTGCAGCAAATGTTAAAAATGTTGAAAAATTGATGGTTCAGGCAATTAATAAACATGTATTTAATGATGGGCTTAAAGTTAAAGCTGGTGTTTTAGAAGGAACTCAGGTTAAGTTTGTTGATGGTGGTGCTAATCGGGTTTATATCCATAAGGCTTCTGATGATACAACTTATTCATCTTATGTAATTCGTAATGGTACAACTCCAATTTCCAAATATAAAATCTATCCAGATGGAATTGGTTCTTACAAATCTGGTGAGATTGTAATGGATGGTAGTAATGGTAAGATGTATTCATGTAAGTATGTTTCATGGTGTAACTCAAAAGCATATCCATTAAACTCTGATGCTTGGATGGTATATGATCCAAAACCAGCTCCAGTTGGTTATGAGACATATAAAGAAGGAACTACTTATTCAAAAAATCAGGTAGTTGCTGGTACTGATGGTAACTTATATGAGTGTATCCAGCCGGGTTGGTGTAGTGGTGCAGCTTGGGCATATGCTCCAGGAACAGGTACTGCATGGACGCAAGCGTGGGCTAAAAAGTAA
- a CDS encoding HlyD family secretion protein yields the protein MDKQKISIIIRGLLLIAVVSGGVYWYFQHSEKYPSTDDGYVNANLVNVAPKVSGYVEEILVKNNQFVHKGDVLFRIAPTDYSVQLDQQQQALQYAVQLANNAKAQISTAVANVASAKVNYANAAEQVKRYTEMNRQNAASTQNLQSYQTQFAQAKAQLIQAENTLEQYKIQVEAANAQVGQAKAQVANARNNVGYTDVVSSVNGFVSNMYLTKGQYVAVGQQVFGLVDNDSWWIDANFKETDIERVKEGQPVDVNLDLYKHAHYKGVVQSISYASGTTFSLLPPQNATGNWVKVTQRFTIRIKVENNPKFPLRVGASADVQIDTTK from the coding sequence ATGGATAAGCAAAAAATTAGCATTATTATTCGTGGTTTATTACTAATTGCTGTAGTTAGTGGTGGGGTATATTGGTATTTTCAACACTCTGAAAAATATCCATCAACTGATGATGGTTATGTGAATGCCAATTTGGTTAATGTAGCACCCAAGGTCAGCGGCTACGTTGAAGAAATTTTGGTTAAAAATAACCAGTTTGTTCATAAAGGTGATGTGTTATTTCGCATTGCGCCAACTGATTATAGTGTTCAATTAGATCAACAGCAGCAGGCGTTACAATATGCAGTTCAGCTGGCTAATAATGCCAAAGCCCAGATTAGTACTGCGGTAGCTAATGTGGCAAGTGCTAAAGTCAATTATGCCAATGCGGCAGAGCAGGTTAAACGTTATACCGAGATGAATCGGCAAAACGCAGCTTCTACCCAGAATTTACAATCTTATCAAACCCAGTTTGCTCAAGCAAAAGCTCAGTTAATTCAGGCAGAAAATACGTTAGAACAATATAAGATTCAAGTTGAAGCTGCTAATGCTCAAGTTGGTCAGGCTAAAGCCCAAGTTGCCAATGCCAGAAATAATGTTGGTTATACTGACGTAGTTTCTTCGGTTAATGGCTTTGTTTCCAATATGTATTTAACCAAGGGGCAGTATGTTGCTGTTGGGCAGCAGGTTTTTGGGCTGGTTGATAATGATAGCTGGTGGATTGATGCTAATTTTAAAGAAACCGATATTGAACGAGTAAAAGAAGGACAGCCAGTTGATGTTAATCTTGATTTATATAAACATGCACATTATAAAGGTGTTGTCCAAAGTATAAGCTATGCTAGTGGGACTACTTTTTCATTACTTCCGCCACAAAATGCGACAGGGAATTGGGTTAAGGTTACTCAGAGATTTACAATTCGGATTAAGGTAGAAAATAATCCTAAATTTCCGTTACGAGTCGGGGCTAGTGCCGATGTTCAAATTGATACAACCAAGTAA
- a CDS encoding linear amide C-N hydrolase, with protein sequence MKKLLTAICFTSAIFNMSGANACTTLIIKDNQGGVYQGRTMEFGDGLPQMYLNYYPVGSKFVASAPAGKKPLSYTAKYAVLEAVAQIDKTNQKTAVDGINSQGLTVTVNAFGLSKGTDTKNTSNIIDADSLGQWILSQFSSVDEVKSAIVKQSIWFEPTLLMGLKFPLHIAVFDRSGKGIVIEFINGKLVVNDNPVGVMTNAPEFTWHLTNLNNYTSLSNVGNGTAKWNGETLHQFDTGGNTLGLPDDDSSTGRFVRAAFYSNFATKPDPANGVATLGKIMNKFDRIKGVTETNTASTEALANPSSTKSYPSEWTVFTTLRDLNNTTYYIRTESSLNYAQFNLNTIKNNPKPFSLPFSDLYKPDVVKQITSSN encoded by the coding sequence ATGAAAAAATTATTAACAGCAATATGTTTTACTAGTGCGATTTTTAATATGTCAGGCGCTAATGCATGTACAACTCTTATTATTAAAGACAATCAGGGTGGGGTGTATCAAGGAAGAACAATGGAATTTGGTGATGGACTACCACAAATGTATTTGAATTATTATCCAGTAGGTAGTAAATTTGTAGCAAGTGCCCCAGCAGGTAAAAAACCATTAAGTTATACAGCTAAGTATGCGGTACTTGAAGCCGTTGCGCAAATAGATAAAACTAATCAAAAGACAGCAGTGGATGGAATTAACAGCCAAGGTTTAACCGTAACGGTAAATGCGTTTGGACTAAGTAAAGGAACTGATACTAAAAATACGTCAAATATTATTGATGCTGATAGTCTTGGGCAATGGATATTATCCCAATTCTCTTCAGTTGACGAAGTTAAATCTGCAATTGTTAAGCAATCAATTTGGTTTGAACCAACACTTCTAATGGGATTAAAATTTCCTCTCCATATAGCAGTATTTGATCGATCTGGAAAGGGAATTGTAATTGAATTTATAAATGGCAAATTAGTGGTAAATGATAATCCGGTTGGTGTAATGACTAATGCCCCAGAATTTACTTGGCATTTAACTAACTTAAATAATTATACTTCGTTAAGCAATGTTGGTAATGGAACTGCAAAATGGAATGGTGAGACTCTTCACCAATTTGATACCGGGGGTAATACCCTAGGTTTACCTGATGATGACTCAAGTACTGGAAGATTTGTCAGAGCAGCATTTTACTCTAATTTTGCAACCAAGCCAGATCCAGCGAATGGAGTAGCAACCTTAGGTAAAATCATGAATAAATTTGATCGTATTAAAGGCGTAACTGAAACTAATACTGCAAGTACGGAAGCGTTAGCGAATCCAAGTAGTACTAAATCATACCCATCTGAGTGGACGGTTTTTACTACATTACGTGATCTAAATAATACTACCTACTATATCCGAACTGAAAGTAGCTTAAATTATGCACAATTTAATTTAAATACTATTAAAAATAATCCGAAGCCTTTCAGTCTTCCATTTAGTGATCTATATAAACCCGATGTAGTTAAACAAATCACGAGTAGCAATTGA